ATTTTGGAAAAATGACTCACTATATTCCAGAAAACAATACCTATGTTTATTTTAGATATACAGATGCAAAAACTGTAATGGTAGTTTTTAATAACAATGCAAAACCGCAAACTATTAAAACAAACCGTTTCCAAGAAAACATCAAAAATTTCAAAACTGGAAAAGACATCCTAACGGATAAAAAATTCGATATAACATCTGAAATTACTTTAGAACCTAAATCTGCTGTTGTTTTAGAATTAGAATAAACACTATCCTTTAAACAAATAGTTTTAGCCACAGATTAAACCAATTACAATGAATTTTAATTCTTGTTGTTAGTTTGATTTGTGGCTCTTTTTTTCTAGAATAAAACATTACAAACATTTAATAGCTATAAAAATTTAACCGCAAAGTACGCAACAGTTTTAGCAAGGCACGCAAAAAAAAACATAGCACTCACACATAGCTTTGCGAACGTTGCGAATTCAGCAAAACAAACTTTGCGCTCCTTGCGATTAAACCTCAAAATCATTAAAACTTTATAAATAGTTAACCCAAAGTACGCAACGGTTTACGCAAGGCACGCTAAGCTTTGCGAACTTTGCGAATTCAGTAAAAAAAACTTTGCGCTCTTTGCTATTAAACCTCAAAATCATTAAAACGCTATAAATATCTAACCGCAAAGCACGCAACAGTTTACGCAAGGCACGCTAAGCTTTGCGAACGTTGCGAATTCAGCAAAACAAACTTTGCGCTCCTTGCGATTAAACCTCAAAAACACAAAAACTTTATAAATATTTAAATGCAAAGTACGCAACAGTATACGCAAGGCACACAAAGCTTTGCGAACTTTGCGAATTCAACAAAACAAACTTTGCGCTCCTTGCGATTAAACCTCAAAATCATTAAAACTTTATAAATAGTTAACCCAAAGTACGCAACGGTTTACGCAAGGCACGCTAAGCTTTGCGAACTTTGCGAATTCAACAAAACAAACTTTGCGCTCATTGCGATTAAACCTCAAAAACACAAAAACTTTATAAATATTTAAATGCAAAGTACGCAACAGTATACGCAAGGCACGCTAAGCTTTGCGAACTTTGCGAATTCAATAAAATAACTTTGCGCTCCTTGCGATTAAACCTCAAAAACATAAAATCTTTATAAATAGTTAAACGCAAAGTACGCAACGGTTTACGCAAGGCACGCTAACCTTTGCGAACTTTGCGAATTCAGTAAAAAAATCTTTGCGCCCTTTGCGGTTAAATCTTAGAAACTAGAATAAAAACTTTACGACCTTTGCAACTAAACTTCAATAAATGCTAAAAATAGCCCATCGTGGAGCAAGAGGGTACGAACCCGAAAACACCTTACAAGCCTTTCAGAAAGCAATCCAAATGAAAGCCGATGGCATTGAATTAGATGTACAACTTAGTTCAGATGGTCATCTTATTGTAATTCATGATGAAACGATTGATAGAACTACCAACGGAAAAGGTTTTGTAAATAACCTATCTTTGCAAGAATTAAAAGATTTCCGAATAGAAAACAAACATCAAATTCCAACATTATCAGAAGTTCTGGATTTAGTAAATCAGCAATGTTTTATTAATATCGAATTAAAAGGTATTGGAACTGCAGATGCTGTAGTAACATTAATTGAATTATACATTTCAGAAAAAAACTGGAGCTACGATTCTTTTCTTGTTTCAAGTTTCGATTGGGAATATCTAAAACAAATTAATTCTCTGAATCCAAAAATAGCAATTGGGGTTTTAACAGAAACGGATATTGAATCGGCTATTACTTTTGCAAAAGAAATAAAAGCCAAAGCAATACATCCCGATTTTCATTTGCTAAACAAAGAGAACACAAAACAAATACAAGAAATAGGATTTCAGGTTTTTCCTTGGACGGTTAATGAAAAGGAAGACATTGCAAAAATAAAAACATACAACGTAAACGGAATCATTAGTGATTTTACAGATAGAATATGACTCAAAATTTTGATATAATAATAGTAGGTGGTGGAGCAGCAGGATTTTTTACAGCAATAAATATTGTAGAGAAAAACTCAAAATTAAAAGTCGCTATTTTAGAACGAGGATCCGAAGTACTTACAAAAGTTCGTATTTCTGGTGGAGGGCGTTGTAATGTAACACACGCTTGTTTTGAACCTAATGAATTGGTTAAATTTTATCCGCGTGGCGAAAAAGAATTACGAGGACCATTTCATCAATTCTGTTCGGGAGACACAATCGAATGGTTCGAAAAGCATGGAGTAGAATTAAAAATTGAAGATGACGGAAGGCTATTTCCTGCATCTAATTCTTCTCAAACTATTATAGATTGTTTTTTAAAAGCTACTGCAAAATTAGGCATTACTGTACTTACAGGACAAAGTGTACAATCAATCTATAAAAATGAAAATTTCTGGAAAATCGAAACACAAAATCAGAATTATATAGCTGATAAATTGGTTCTAGCAACCGGAAGCAATCCTAAAATATGGGAAATGCTACAAACTTTTGGACATGCAATTATAAGCCCTGTCCCTTCCCTATTTACATTTAACATAAAAGACCCAAGAATAAAAGAATTACCGGGCGTAGCAGCACAAGCAACTGTAAAAGTAAAAGAGACCAAACTCGAATCTACAGGGCCGTTATTAATAACACACTGGGGAATGAGCGGACCAGCAATTCTGAAACTTTCGGCTTGGGGAGCTCGTATTTTGCATGACAAAAATTATCAATTCACCATTTTTGTAAATTGGTTAAACGATGTAGATACCGAAGATGCTGAGAAAAAATTAAAAGAATTAAAACAGGAACATGCTAAAAAAGCCGTTTCAAAAAAATCACCTTTTGACTTTCCAAATCGATTATGGGAAAGTTTAGTGCTTGCTTCTAGTATAGAAACTGAGACAAAATGGGCAGATTTATCTAAAGTTCAACTTCAGAATTTAGCCAATCAATTGACAAATGCAACATTCCAAGTAAATGGAAAAAGTACTTTTAAAGAAGAATTTGTAACCGCTGGCGGAATTGATTTAAAGGAAATTAACTTTAAAACTATGGAAAGCAAACTTCATGAGAAATTATATTTTGCTGGAGAGATTGTAAACATAGATGCCATAACAGGAGGGTTTAACTTTCAAAATGCATGGACAAGTGGGTTTATTGTAGCTAATAACATTTAGTAAAACAGTTATGGAGTCAGCATTAAAAGAACAAATACTCTCAATTTCTTCATTTACAGAAAATGAAATTGAAATGATTCTTTCGTGTTTTGAATATGAAAAATTTGATTCCAAAACATACCTCTTGCCTATTGGAAAAATCAGTAACAAGATTTTCTTCATCATAAACGGATTGGCTCGTACGTATTACCTCAAAAACGGAAAAGAAATCACTACCTATTTAAGCTGTGACAATGGCTTTATAAGCTCCTATTCGAGTTTTATAAATCAAACCGTTTCTTACGAAAACATTCATTGCCTTGAAGAATGTGAAGTTCTTTCTATAAACTATGAGAAAATGCAGTATTTATATACTGTAATTCCAAATTGGGAACGTGTAGGAAGAATTCTGGCTGAACAAAACTATCTCTGTATGGCCGACAGAATATTAAAACTTCAAATGATTCCTGCAAAAGAAAAATACCAGACTTTTCTAGCAACTGCTCCTCAAAAAATTGTTCAAAGAACACCATTAATTCATGTTGCCTCATTTTTAGGAATAACTCCAGAATCCTTAAGCCGTATCAGGCAAAACATTTCTTAACATTTGTCAAGAATATATGGCTACTAAATTCAAATCTTTGCGAATATAAAATTCAAAAAAGATGAAAAAAATAGCCGAAGATGTGTACCAAATTTCTTTATTTCCTAGAAATGCAATTAATTGTTATTTAATAGGAGATGTACTAATTGATGCTGGAATAAAAAGTTCTGCATCTATTATTCTAAATGCTTTAAAAGACAAAATTGTAACAAAACATGTACTCACGCATGCACATGCAGATCATCAAGGCAGTAGCAAAATTATATGTGAAACACTAAAAATTCCACTTTGGTGTAATGCATTAGAAAAAGCAAGTGCCGAAAACGGAAATGTTACTTTTGACTATCCAAATCCAACACATTTGATTTCAAGATTTCAACAAAAATTCTGGGCAGGAAAAGGGCATCCCGTTTCGCATACTATAAAAGAAGGAGACCAAATCGCAGGATTTTCAGTTGTAGAAACTCCTGGTCATTCAAAAGGGCATCTTTCCTTTTTTAGGAAAAAAGATAGCTTACTCATTGTTGGGGATGTAATGACAAATATGAATTTAATGACTACAATTGTTGGCTTAAATGAACCTCCTAATTTATTCACTTCTGACAAAGAATTAAATAGAAAGTCTATCCTAAAACTAGCTTCTTTAGAACCAAAAATTCTCTGCTTTGGCCATGGACCCATTTTAATAAACAATGGAGAGTTCGAAAAGTTTGTAAATAAAATTATCCTTAAATAACAATCCTATTCTCAAAACACAAATTAACAAGACTTTACACATTTCATAAGATTTACTTAAGACAATTATAATAAATTTACTCTCAACTAATTAACCTTATATGAGAGCAGAATTACTTACTACAATAACATTATTTTCTTGTCAATTTACATTTTCTCAAACAGAAAAAATACTCCATGGTAAAGTTATCTCTCAAGATATTACTCTTAAAAATGTAGAAGTCATTAATAAAACTTCCAAAACTAGTACTAGGACAAATACTTTGGGAGAATTTGAAATTGCAGTAAATGTAAAAGACAGTTTGATTTTTTTCTCCCAAGGCTATTATTTCAAAAGGATACAACTTACTCAAGAAGACATAGTGGCAAATAATCTTATAGTAAATATGCTTTCTAAACCGAAAGAATTAGACGAAGTACTCATTCTATCTAATAAAGTAAAACGTATATCTTTATCAAAAGAAGAGATCGAACAAATAAAACTAAATAAATCCAGACCTAAACAAGGTATGAAAATCGAAGGCTATAAAGATGGAATCGCTCCTATTACTCACCAAGCAGATTTGATACGTATTGGCAAATTGCTCTATAGCATAATCAAGAAGAAAGAAAAAAAACCCGAAACAGCTGAACTTAACTTTATTCAACTTGTAACAAACACTTTAGATCCAAAATTTTTCACAAAAGATTTAAAGCTAAAACCTGAAGAAAAAGAGCCGTTTCTGAAATTTTGTGACGCAGATCCTAAATCTAAAAAACTTATTGAAAACAATAACATACTGAAATCAATGGATTTTTTGTTCGGTAAAATTGAAGAATTCAAAAAACTTAAAGTTGACAAAGCAAATTAACAAGACTGTACACAATTCATAAGTTTTAGTTAAGACAATTATAATAATTTAACCTTCAATCAATTAACTTTATATGAGAGCAGAATTACTTACTACAATTACATTGTTCACTTATCAAATTGGCTTTTCGCAAACTGAAAAATTATTAAACGGAAAGGTTATTTCACAAAATCAGACTGTCAAAGATGTAGAAGTAATTAACAAAACTGCAAAAACGAGTACCAAAACAAATGCCTCAGGAGAATTTTCTATTCCAGTTCGTGCCAAAGACAGTTTACTCTTTTTTAAGGAAGATTATTTTTTCACGAGACTAAAAGTTTCTCAAGAAAATATACAACAAGATAATCTTACAGTTAATTTAGTATTAAAACCAGAGGAGCTCCGAGAAGTCGTAATTACAACCATCAAATTTCCACATATAGGTGCTACTGAAGAATCAACTAATGGAATAGTATTAAAAAAAAACACTAGTTCTTTAGATAAATATACAGGCGTCTATAACGGAACAATTACAAATGGAATGGATTTTATGGCTATAGGAGATAAATTAATACGCTTATTTACAGGCAATAAAGACAAAAAATCTAAAACAAAATCTTCTAAATTTGATTTTAAAAAACTAGTAAACACCACTTGTGCTCCTGATTTTTTTACAAAAGATTTAAAGTTAAAACCAGAAGACAAAGAATTGTTTCTTGAGTTCTGTGATGCCGATCCAAGATCAAAAACACTAAATGAAAACAATAACATTCTTGCCACGATGGACTATTTATACTCTAAAAACGAAGAATTTAAAAAATTAAAAGCAAACGAAAAATAAAAACAATTTCAGTATTCAGGGTTTAAATTGTCCTGAATACTGAAACTTTAAACTTATTTATTAAGCCACCAAATGCTTGCAGTCAATATTGTTGCAAAACTTACCCAAAGTAAATATGGTACCAGAAGATATCCAGCAACTTTATTGATTTTAATAAATTTTAAAAGCGTTTCATAAATCATTAACCATAGAACAACAATTTCTATAAGCGCCAATAACGGATTCATCAGTCCGAAGAACAAATAAGACCATAAAGCATTTAAGGCTAATTGTATCGCAAAGAAAACCAAGGCATTCTTAACCGCTTCTTTTTCATGTTCTATTCGATCCCAAACTAATCCAGCAGCTACACCCATCAAAAGATAAAGCAAGCTCCAAGCTGGTGCAAAAACCCAATTAGGCGGATTAAAACTTGGCTTAATCAGAGTTGGATACCAAGTTTCAATACTCGATCTTGTAACTATTCCAGAAAAATATCCAATAGCAAGACAGGTAACAACAACCGCTAAAATTCGAGTGATTTTATTCATTTTATACTGTTTTTTAGAGTTAATAAAGATAAACATTTTTATAGGCTATCAAAAAGTCAAAAGGTATAATTCAAAAAAAGTATCTTTGCGTAAATTTTTTATTTTTATGTTTACAGCAAACGATTTTATTCCAAAAAAATATACAGCAGATATCACAAAAGGTAACTTTGAGTGGAGCGCACCAAGTAACATTGCTTTAGTAAAATACTGGGGAAAAAAAGACAATCAAATTCCCGCTAATCCATCGGTTAGTTTTACATTAAACAACTGTAAAACAATTACCAAACTAGCTTTCGACAAAAAAGAAACTTCAAATGATTTTACTTTCGATTTACTTTTTGAAGGAAAACCAAAAGAAGATTTTAAACCTAAAATTCAGAAATTCCTAGAACGTATTTTTCTTTATTTACCTTTCTTAAAAGACTATCATTTTACAATAGATACCCAAAATACATTTCCTCATAGTTCAGGAATAGCTTCTTCGGCATCTGGAATGGCCGCTTTGGCAATGAATTTCATGAGCCTTGAAAAAGTGTTGAATCCAGATATGACAGACGAATACTTTTATCAAAAAGCATCTTTCCTTGCTCGATTAGGATCAGGAAGTGCTTGCCGAAGTGTAAAAGGAAACGTTGTTGTTTGGGGAAATCAAGCAAATATAAAAGGAAGCTCTGATTTATTTGGAGTAGAATTTCCACATGCAATTCATCAAAACTTTCATAATTACCAAGACACTATTTTATTAGTTGACAAAGGCGAAAAACAAGTTTCGAGTACGGTAGGACATGACTTAATGCACGATCATCCTTATGCAGAAAGACGTTTTGCACAAGCTCACGAAAATTTAGACAAACTAATTGGTATTTTTGAAAATGGAAATCTAGACGAATTCATCAAAGTAGTCGAAAGCGAAGCGCTAACATTACACGCTATGATGATGACCTCTATGCCGTATTATATACTAATGAAACCAAACACATTACAGATAATTAATGCGATTTGGAAATTCAGAACTGAAACTCAAATTCCGGTTTGTTTTACGCTAGATGCAGGAGCAAATGTTCATGTTTTATATCCCGAAAACGTTACAGAAAAAGTACTACAATTTATTAAGGACGAATTAGTTGTATTTTGCCAGAATGGTCAGTACCTTTGCGACAAAATTGGAGAAGGTGCAATTGCATTATAATTTTACGTATCTTTAATTAAATTCTAGCTTTTAGACAATAAAATCAATATATGAAAGGACCATTATTTTACTCAAAAATATTACTTTTTGGAGAGTACGGAATAATCCGTGATTCAAAAGGACTTTCTATCCCTTATAATTTTTACAATGGTGCCTTGAAGAAAACCGAAAATCCTTCGGCAGAAGCCATTTCATCAAATCAAAGTTTAAGCAAGTTTACATCTTACCTTGAAACATTACAAGCAGAGCAACCAGACTTGGTAACTTTTGACTTGGCAACTTTAAAGGATGATGTAGAATCTGGGATGTATTTTGACTCAAGTATTCCACAAGGATATGGAGTTGGTAGTAGTGGCGCATTAGTTGCTGCTATTTATGATAAATACGCTCAAAACAAAATCACGGTTCTAGAAAATTTAACTCGTGAGAAACTATTACAGCTAAAAACTATTTTCTCACAAATGGAAAGTTTTTTCCACGGAAAAAGTTCAGGTTTAGATCCTTTAAATAGCTACTTAAGCATTCCGATTTTAATAAATTCTAAAGATAATATTGAAGCAACTGGAATTCCTAATCAAAGTTTTGACGGGAAAGGCGCTGTGTTCTTATTAGATTCAGGAATTGTTGGAGAAACTGCTCCAATGGTAAACATCTTTATGGAAAATCTTAAAGACAAAGGTTTCCGTACGATGCTAAAAAACCAATTTGTAAAATATACAGATGCTTGTGTGGAAAACTTTTTACACGGCGACATGAAGTCATTATTCAGTAATACCAAAAAATTATCAAAAGTAGTTTTGAATAATTTCAAACCTATGATTCCAGAACAATTTCATGGCATCTGGCAAAATGGTATTGATACAAATGATTACTACTTAAAATTATGTGGTTCTGGCGGTGGTGGTTATATTCTAGGTTTTACCGAAGATTTAGAACGCGCTAAGCAATCATTAAAAGACTACAAACTAGAAGTAGTTTACCAATTTTAAAAGAAAAACAAATTCTATAATTCATTAGAATCAAAAATAGTTACAATTATAAGAGCCGAAATTTATCGGCTCTTGTTATTTAAAACCTAAAGAAACTATTTATTTAAAAACAGAGATCAACATTATTAATGATGCTTCATTCCCAAGACCTATAAACAGAAAAGTTTAGGCATTAAAAAACAACCCCAAAACATATCGATCGCAGAAAGTAATTTTATTATTTTCGCAATTGAAGAAGTAAATCTTTTAAAAGAAAATGAATATCATAGATAGCAATTTCACAAAAGAAGATCTTCTCAGATACAAGAAAACCAAAATATAGTTTTCAAAGACTATTAAAAGATGTACTTTAGGCACTTTAAAACCAATACAGAATCCTAACAATCTATAATAAAAGAAATGTTGAGCCGTCAGAATAAAATTTTAGCGATGAAAGTTATAAGTTTGTTCTCCGTAGTGAGAGGTTACAATATACCTATTATTATTTTGGCCCAATATTTATCGGCAATATTTATCCTCGCTCCCGAAAAAAGGGCACTTGATATTTTATTGGATTTCCATTTGTTTTTAATTGTTTTCGCATCGGCAATTACCATCGCATCTGGTTATATCATAAATAATTTCTACGATAGCCAGAAAGACCTAATTAATCGTCCAAACAAATCAATGTTGGATCGATTGGTAAGTCAAAAAACAAAACTAAGCGTTTATTTCACGCTCAATTTCATAGCTGCACTAATGGCGCTAATTGTGTCATGGAAAGCTTTTTTATTTTTTTCAGTATATATTTTTCTCATTTGGTTTTACTCCCATAAAATTAAAAAATTCCCATTAATAGGAAATCTTATGGCGGCATTGTTGGCCGTTTTACCATTCTTTGCTATCTTATTATATTTCTACAATCAGATATCGTTTGATGATTTAGAAAACCAAAAAGGCCATTTTGCCGTAATCTTTGCTCACGCTACATTTTTATTCTTATTACTATTAATACGTGAAATGATAAAAGATTTAGAAAATTTAAAAGGTGACTTGGCAAACAACTACAAAACTATTCCGATTCTCTATGGCGAAAGAACCTCAAAAAAGATCATTACTCTTTTAACTTTTCTAACCATCGCTCCTGTATACATCCTTATCGAAGTATATGACATTGGCTATATGGATATTTATTTCTATTCTTGCTTTATAGTTTTAATATTTTTCTTACTCTATCTTTGGAAATCAAGCTCTAAGACACAATTTTTATTATTACACAATGTCTTGAAATTTCTTATCGTTTCGGGGGTATTTTGTATTGTACTAATTAATCCAAGTGTTTTGTGGCACGGAAAAACATTACTTTTAAAAATCTAATTACATCAAAATTTTCAGCTTTTTTTGATAATTTTCATATTTAAAGCTACTAATAGTATTAAAAGCTAGTAATCTAACAACAATCAAGTTACTGCTATTAACCAATAATAAACTATCTTTGCACAAATTACAGGATTTATGAATAACAAGGAAGGCAATAATAAAGGAAAAGGACCAAGAGCAAATAGTTCAAGACCCAACTCAAATAAGCCAAAACCTGCCATGCAAAAGCGTGCACAAGGGCCTAAAAAAGCGAAGCCGAATACTAAAATAGCGGAAGAAGCTGCTGAAAAAGCTACTAAAAAACCGAATCAAGCACCTAAAAGACAAAAAGCTGCTGATGAGATTCGTTTAAATAAATATATTGCTAATTCTGGCGCGTGTTCACGTCGTGATGCAGATATTTACATCCAATCTGGAAATGTAAAAGTAAATGGCGTTCCTGTTGTAGAAATGGGATACTTGGTTAAACCAGGAGATGTCGTTAATTTTGACGGAGCAGTTTTAACTCCAGAAAAGAAAGAATACATATTATTAAACAAGCCTAAAAACTTTACAACTGCTTTTGACGAAGGTCAAGAATTCCGTAATGTTTTAGAATTAGTTCGTGGTTCTACAAATGCTAAAATTGCTGCAGTAGGAAGAATGGACAAAAACACTACAGGTTTGTTGTTGTTTACAAATGATACTGACATGCTTCGTAAGTTTACTTTACCAAGCCAAAAATCATCTAAAATATACCAAGTTTCATTAGATAAAAACTTGAAATTTGAAGATTTAGAAAAAATAAACAAAGGACTTGTTCTTGATGGACACCGTGTTTTTGTTGAAGACATAAGCTATATCGACAATGAACCAAAAAGTGAAATTGGACTTAAATTACGTTCATCAAACGTAAAAGTAGTTCGTTCTATTTTTGAGCACTTTGATTACGATGTATTACGCATCGACCGTGTAGCATTTGCAGGTTTAACCAAGAAGAATCTACCTAGAGGAAACTGGCGTATGCTTACAGAACAAGAAATTATTAATTTGAAGAACGTATAAGCTTTCAAATTATATAAAAACAAAAAAATCCTATTTTACTCATTTGTAAAATGGGATTTTTTTTATACCAGAACTAAAATTACATCTTAAGATTCGCTATTTGAAAAAATGTGATTGAAAATGGAATTTGAAAATCTAGATCTACTTTTTTCCTCAACAACTTCATATGATGAAAACCCTAAGATAATTTTAATTCCGAGCGGAATACTATTTAAAATACCTCTTTTTTGCTCTTCTAGCATAAATTGAAGATCTTCATGTGAATATTTTTTATAATTGAAATAAGAAAAAACCAAAAGCGCAGAAAAAC
Above is a window of Flavobacterium branchiarum DNA encoding:
- a CDS encoding diphosphomevalonate/mevalonate 3,5-bisphosphate decarboxylase family protein — protein: MFTANDFIPKKYTADITKGNFEWSAPSNIALVKYWGKKDNQIPANPSVSFTLNNCKTITKLAFDKKETSNDFTFDLLFEGKPKEDFKPKIQKFLERIFLYLPFLKDYHFTIDTQNTFPHSSGIASSASGMAALAMNFMSLEKVLNPDMTDEYFYQKASFLARLGSGSACRSVKGNVVVWGNQANIKGSSDLFGVEFPHAIHQNFHNYQDTILLVDKGEKQVSSTVGHDLMHDHPYAERRFAQAHENLDKLIGIFENGNLDEFIKVVESEALTLHAMMMTSMPYYILMKPNTLQIINAIWKFRTETQIPVCFTLDAGANVHVLYPENVTEKVLQFIKDELVVFCQNGQYLCDKIGEGAIAL
- a CDS encoding pseudouridine synthase gives rise to the protein MNNKEGNNKGKGPRANSSRPNSNKPKPAMQKRAQGPKKAKPNTKIAEEAAEKATKKPNQAPKRQKAADEIRLNKYIANSGACSRRDADIYIQSGNVKVNGVPVVEMGYLVKPGDVVNFDGAVLTPEKKEYILLNKPKNFTTAFDEGQEFRNVLELVRGSTNAKIAAVGRMDKNTTGLLLFTNDTDMLRKFTLPSQKSSKIYQVSLDKNLKFEDLEKINKGLVLDGHRVFVEDISYIDNEPKSEIGLKLRSSNVKVVRSIFEHFDYDVLRIDRVAFAGLTKKNLPRGNWRMLTEQEIINLKNV
- a CDS encoding glycerophosphodiester phosphodiesterase, whose protein sequence is MLKIAHRGARGYEPENTLQAFQKAIQMKADGIELDVQLSSDGHLIVIHDETIDRTTNGKGFVNNLSLQELKDFRIENKHQIPTLSEVLDLVNQQCFINIELKGIGTADAVVTLIELYISEKNWSYDSFLVSSFDWEYLKQINSLNPKIAIGVLTETDIESAITFAKEIKAKAIHPDFHLLNKENTKQIQEIGFQVFPWTVNEKEDIAKIKTYNVNGIISDFTDRI
- a CDS encoding mevalonate kinase family protein; this translates as MKGPLFYSKILLFGEYGIIRDSKGLSIPYNFYNGALKKTENPSAEAISSNQSLSKFTSYLETLQAEQPDLVTFDLATLKDDVESGMYFDSSIPQGYGVGSSGALVAAIYDKYAQNKITVLENLTREKLLQLKTIFSQMESFFHGKSSGLDPLNSYLSIPILINSKDNIEATGIPNQSFDGKGAVFLLDSGIVGETAPMVNIFMENLKDKGFRTMLKNQFVKYTDACVENFLHGDMKSLFSNTKKLSKVVLNNFKPMIPEQFHGIWQNGIDTNDYYLKLCGSGGGGYILGFTEDLERAKQSLKDYKLEVVYQF
- a CDS encoding MBL fold metallo-hydrolase; protein product: MKKIAEDVYQISLFPRNAINCYLIGDVLIDAGIKSSASIILNALKDKIVTKHVLTHAHADHQGSSKIICETLKIPLWCNALEKASAENGNVTFDYPNPTHLISRFQQKFWAGKGHPVSHTIKEGDQIAGFSVVETPGHSKGHLSFFRKKDSLLIVGDVMTNMNLMTTIVGLNEPPNLFTSDKELNRKSILKLASLEPKILCFGHGPILINNGEFEKFVNKIILK
- a CDS encoding NAD(P)/FAD-dependent oxidoreductase, producing MTQNFDIIIVGGGAAGFFTAINIVEKNSKLKVAILERGSEVLTKVRISGGGRCNVTHACFEPNELVKFYPRGEKELRGPFHQFCSGDTIEWFEKHGVELKIEDDGRLFPASNSSQTIIDCFLKATAKLGITVLTGQSVQSIYKNENFWKIETQNQNYIADKLVLATGSNPKIWEMLQTFGHAIISPVPSLFTFNIKDPRIKELPGVAAQATVKVKETKLESTGPLLITHWGMSGPAILKLSAWGARILHDKNYQFTIFVNWLNDVDTEDAEKKLKELKQEHAKKAVSKKSPFDFPNRLWESLVLASSIETETKWADLSKVQLQNLANQLTNATFQVNGKSTFKEEFVTAGGIDLKEINFKTMESKLHEKLYFAGEIVNIDAITGGFNFQNAWTSGFIVANNI
- a CDS encoding TspO/MBR family protein, encoding MNKITRILAVVVTCLAIGYFSGIVTRSSIETWYPTLIKPSFNPPNWVFAPAWSLLYLLMGVAAGLVWDRIEHEKEAVKNALVFFAIQLALNALWSYLFFGLMNPLLALIEIVVLWLMIYETLLKFIKINKVAGYLLVPYLLWVSFATILTASIWWLNK
- a CDS encoding geranylgeranylglycerol-phosphate geranylgeranyltransferase, producing the protein MLSRQNKILAMKVISLFSVVRGYNIPIIILAQYLSAIFILAPEKRALDILLDFHLFLIVFASAITIASGYIINNFYDSQKDLINRPNKSMLDRLVSQKTKLSVYFTLNFIAALMALIVSWKAFLFFSVYIFLIWFYSHKIKKFPLIGNLMAALLAVLPFFAILLYFYNQISFDDLENQKGHFAVIFAHATFLFLLLLIREMIKDLENLKGDLANNYKTIPILYGERTSKKIITLLTFLTIAPVYILIEVYDIGYMDIYFYSCFIVLIFFLLYLWKSSSKTQFLLLHNVLKFLIVSGVFCIVLINPSVLWHGKTLLLKI
- a CDS encoding Crp/Fnr family transcriptional regulator, which produces MESALKEQILSISSFTENEIEMILSCFEYEKFDSKTYLLPIGKISNKIFFIINGLARTYYLKNGKEITTYLSCDNGFISSYSSFINQTVSYENIHCLEECEVLSINYEKMQYLYTVIPNWERVGRILAEQNYLCMADRILKLQMIPAKEKYQTFLATAPQKIVQRTPLIHVASFLGITPESLSRIRQNIS